The nucleotide window GCTAAATTATCTGTTATAGAGCAATTGGCTTTTTGTAAAGCATATTCTGCTCCTAAGCGAATTAAAATATCACCGGGATTCCCTCGCGTGGGAACAAAAAAAATTTTAGATTTTTGGATTTTTTCTAAGTATTGAAAAAAAATACTTTGAGGTGTGATATTCATGGTTTTTTAGATTTTTTTACTAGGAAATTTATAAAAGGAGGAATTTTCTAAAGGTTATAGAAATTCCCATATGGGTGAGATACAGAGTCTTTGGTTTTAGGGAATAGGCGGCAAGCTGGACAGGAAAATGTACTTCATAGCTTTGGGAATTCCTATAAGTTGATTGAAGTTTAGGTTTGTATCTCCGTATTATCACTAATACTTAGAAACAATTATTCATTAACAACTTGCTTTACTTTTAGAGATGACTCAAAACTGACAAAGGCTATAGTCTTTACTTTTCTAATTACTAACCTCGTTTATATTGTATCATCTATCTCTCAAACAAGTGGTAAATTTGTTTTTCATATAGATTGCTCAAAGAAGTCAACTCATCTAATTGATAGTTTTCTTGCTCTTCTGCTCTTTGGATTAAAACTTGATTTTCCTGTTTAGTGATTAATATTCCTTCCTTACGCAAATCTCTAGCTAAAATCTTTTCAGTTTCAGTTGGCTCATCTAAAATAATTAGATCACTTCCTTCATACAGCATCCCCTCAGTCTCAAAAATATCTTGAGAATATTCAGCAATTAATAAATCTAATTTAGGATGACGAAGTAAGGTTAAAACACCAGTATTATAATCTTTAGGTAAAGGTTTAGGACTTTTATTAATCCACATTCCATCTTGGCAAATAGATCCAACTGTCCAATGAGGATGACTTTGCAGAACTAAATTAACGATTTCTAATAACGTTTGTTTGGGTAAATAATTAAACGTAATTATCGGCATCCGACTTGTACTTTCAGAAACAAATAAGTAATCTAAAATTTTACCCGGAACATCAATACTGTCTCCGATAGCTGGTTTTAAGTGCATAAATATCCCCGGTGCTGCATTAATTTCAATAATTCCAAAATCTCCCTCTTTCCAAGACCGAGATAGATCCGTGCTAATAACATCAATTCCAAAACAAACAATATGAAAATATTGGGCAATTTCTTCAGCTAAAATAATATTATCAGGATGAATAGTGGGAGTTACATTAATACTCACTCCTCCGGCAGAAATATTAGCCACTTTACGGAGATAAACGAGGCGATCGCGTTCCAGAATACTATCTAAACTTAACCCCTGTTGCTCCAAATAATTTTCTAAACTTTTATCGATTAAAATAGGACTTAAAGCAGAAGTAGGGGTATCTTGACGAGCCGGACTTTCGTTTTCATCTTCAATTAAATCATAAATCGTAGAGCGTCCATCACCGATGACATAAGAGGGACGACGTTCTAATGCAGCGACAAATTTACCGCCTACACAAAGTAACCGAAAATCAGCCCCCGGAATATATTTTTCGACAATAATTTGCCCCCGTTGATTAGGACTAGCATCCACCGCTCTATCATAAGCAAATTCTAATTCTTTGTCATTCTCAATATTAGCAGTTACCCCAATTCCTTTATGTCCAATTACCGGTTTAACCACAACTGGATAACCGAGATCTTCTGCACTATTTAATGCTTCCCTCAAAGAATAAACGACATATCCTTGAGGAACTGGAAACCCACAATTAGCTAAAAATCCTTTACAGTCATCTTTAACAGTAGTAAAGTCTAAATCGACATGACTATCACTATTAAAGGTTGTGCTTACCCCTCGAATTTGATATTTTCCATATCCATATTGAGTTAATCTTTCTTCAGGAAGATAAAAGGTAGGAATTTTTCGTTTATAGGCGCTTTCAATCAGTGCATAGCTACTCGGCCCCCCATAGGGAGAAAACCGGAAAGTTTCTTGAGCTTTTTTGAGCCGGAACTGATAATTAAATCGTTGATCTTTGGTAATTGCTTCCCACCAGTCCCAAACTAGATCCACAACTTCAATACTGGTCTGATAATCTAAAGATTGTACAGCAATCCGTTCATCTTTAATGCTATAAAGATTTAAATGGAGATCCATCTCCAGTTGATTAACTTCGGCGACAGTTTGAGCAAATAATTCTCCATAGCTTGTGAGAGGATAGGATTCAAGTTGAGGAAATCTTTGACTAATTTCTTGATGATAATCTTCTAGGGGTAAAACTTTAGAAGGAGCAGAAATACTAAAGTCAAAGACTAGCGCACCAGTATTTAAATAAGGGTTAGGGCCTAAAAAATATTTAAAGTGGGATAAATAAAAACTATCGTAGTCACTCTTACTCATGTTTAAATCCTTAAAATAGCTTGAAATATAGAAAGCAATTTGAGTTTAATGCTTTTTTTGGGTTCTGACTTCTGTCTAAAACGATAAATAGATCTCTACCAACTGATATAATGTTGAAGACTTAGGCATTTGCTGGCTCAAATACGTTAGATATTAACAGATGGGTTAGGAACGCATCCTACGAGGAGAGTGACGGGGTAATTTGTCAAGATTTTTATGAAAAAACCAGAATTACTCGTTATCGGTTGGCGAGAATGGCTCAATTTACCCGAATTAGGAATTAAACACATTAAAGCGAAAATTGATACTGGCGCTCGTTCATCTGCCCTTCATGCCTTTCATATTCAACCCTTTCAAGTTCAGGGAAAGGATATGATTCGCTTTGGGGTGCATCCTTATCAGCGCAATAATCATGATACTATCACCGCCGAAGCAGAATTACTCGAATGGCGAGAGGTACGCAATTCTGGAGGGGTTGCCCAATTGCGTCCGGTGATCAAAACTCAGGTAGAATTAGGGGAACAACAATGGTTAATTGAGTTGACTTTAACGAATCGGGATGTGATGGGGTTTCGGATGTTATTAGGACGAGAAGCTGTACGGAAACGGTTTTTAGTTGATCCGAGTCGGTCTTATTTATATCACAAGGATTCCTGATACACTAAACTAAGTGACCATCACGACTCTAACTTTATGACAACTCATTTTATTAGTGCCGAAATCGATCTTCAAGAAACCCCCCTTAAACTTCACCAAGCGATCGAATCTGAATTACAAAAACAGGGTGAACCTCTTCGCTGGGCAATTACTGAAGTTGACACCGATAAGCAAACTGCTCACGTCGAAGCAATAGTAACAACTCAGTTAACAGTGAACAGTGATTAATGACTAAACCTTATACGGTAGTTTTAATTGTACCAACGGGTATTGGGGCAGCGATCGGGGGTTATGCTGGAGATGCTTTACCCGTAGCGAGGGCTGTTTCTTCGATTTGCGATCGCTTAATTACCCATCCCAATGTTCTCAATGGGGCGCAATTGTATTGGAATTTGCCCAATACTTATTATGTAGAAGGGTATGGATTAGATCAATTTGCCCAAGGGAATTGGGGGTTAAAACCCGTGCATCAAAACCGAGTCGGGTTAATCTTAGATCAGGGAATAGAATCAGACTTACGCTTGCGTCATCTTCAAGCCGCCGATGCAACAAGAGCAACCCTAGGACTCAATTTAACGGATTATGTGATTACTGATGCTCCCCTACAGGTAGAACTACGAACCGCCGAAAGTGGAGCAAGTTGGGGCACTATCGGCAACCCAGGCAGTTTATTAAGAGCCGCAGAAACCTTAATTGAACAAGCTAGGGCACAAGCGATCGCTATTGTCGCCCGTTTTCCCGATGATCCGGATAGTTTAGCCCTACAAAACTATCGTTATGGGTGTGGGGTGGATGCTTTAGCGGGAGCAGAGGCGGTGATATCTCATTTAATTGTCAGATCGTTTAAAATTCCGGCTGCCCACGCCCCGGCTTTAATGCCGTTACCCTTAGATGAAAATATTTCTCCTCGTTCTGCTGCCGAAGAATTAGGCTATACATTTTTACCCTGTGTGTTGGTGGGGTTGAGTCGTGCGCCTCAATTTATCCTCAAGACAGATAATTATTCTCCTGTATCTGAGACAATTTGGTCGGACTCTGTGGATGCGGTGATTATTCCGGCCAATGCCTGTGGGGGGAGTGCCACCCTGAGTTTTACCGCTCAAAATAGTCTAATTATTGCCGTCCAAGACAATAAAACTCAAATGCAAGTTCCTCCAGAAGCATTAGGGATCAAAGGAATTAGGGTAAACTCATATATAGAGGCGTTAGGTCTGTTAGTGACCCATCGGGCTGGAATTAGTTCCGATGCCTTACGTCCTAATCTGTCGTCACTCCATTGTTTATCTCAAACCCGTGACCAATTCTAATAATCCTGATCTTGAACCTCTTACTCGCACCCAAATTTTAGTTGTTATGGGAGTCACAGCTATTATCTTGCTGGTTGTGGCTAAAGTTTGGCAATATCTCGGTTCAATTACCATTGTCGAGATTAAGTTTAATGTCCAGGCGCTATTATTTGGCTTAGGCATAGCGGCAGGAATCATTACTGCTAGTAGTATTATTTATCGTTTGTGGCCGGCTTATCGTCGTAGTGCGGATGCTTATTTAGAATTAGTGATTAGACCTTTAATTTGGCCGGATTTAATTTGGTTGGGGTTACTACCTGGGTTAAGTGAGGAATTGCTTTTTCGAGGGGTGATGTTACCGGCTTTAGGGGGAAATTTAATCGCGGTGATCCTTTCTAGTTGTCTGTTTGGAATTTTACATCTGAGTGGCACACAACAATGGCCTTATGTGGTTTGGGCGACGATTGTCGGTTTTGCTCTTGGCTATAGTATTTTAATTACGGGTAATTTGTTAGTGCCGATCATAGCTCATATTATCACCAATTTAGTGGCTAGTTTTTTATGGAAGGCCGGTCAAGGAAAATCAGTACATCATTAAACCTTGGGAATTAAAAATTAATGGAAGTTGAATTTCGGGAATTTGATCCTTTTGATCTGTGGATTTGGTTAGAGTTTGATACAATACCTTCTCCGATGGAAAAACAATACTTAGAAGAAGTGTTTAACTCCTGGTTTTATTTAGGAAAATTAGGGGGATTTAATGCAGAGAATCTTCAAGTCCAAGATACAGGAATTGATATTAGCTATATGGATTATGATACCTCGGCAACTGAATCTTCTCTGATGTCACTCATGCACAATATGTCTGAATTGGAATATCGAGGGACTTGGGGACGGTGTTGGTTTGATTTAGGGACTAGCGATTTAATGGCGTTGGATGTGTTAATTAATGTTCTCCATCAATTGAGTCGAGAATATGTAGAAATTAAACGCTTAATTATCGGCGGACAAAACGAAGATTGGAAGGCTGAAAGCAAAAAAATGTCTATGTTTTTAGAAGAGAATTAAGAGTTAATCTGTTGCTTAAGACAAGACAATTAAAACTATCTGGAGAATACTTTAGCAGGAATTTTACTGGTAGGATGCGTTCCCAACGCATCACCTAATTTTATAAGTACCTGGACATAAATAGATCTCACTATGTGTTTTGAAATGTAAAAAAGCCCAGATCTTTTGAATAGTGACTGTTGCGGGAGTGCCTGTTGCCCCCTCACACAGATAACAAAGATGAAAATCCACCTACTTATAGGAGGTTTTGGGAGTCTTTGAGAGCGGTTTTAGAAACAGTTTGATAGGCTAATACTTGAGCAGAAGGGAAGAAAGATTTAATGGTTTCAACTTCTAAGTTAGTAAATAATAAATCCTCGGTTGGGTTTTGGATAGCGAAGAAGTTATTAAAGTTATATTTGAGATGATTTTGAGTAATTTTTAGTAACTGAGAACTCGGAGCATAACTCACCCTTTGAGGAAATAAGTATCTGGACATAATTATATTGTAGGGTGGGCATCGCCCACCATTGGGACGAAACTGTTACAGAGTAAAGCTTACTGAACTATTGACAAAAGTTAACATAGTGAACTTTATTTATGTCCAGGTACTTAAATCAAAAATATATTTAAGATTATCCTCTTATGAAGAGGGAGCAGGTGTTACAGTTGGGTTTCGTTGCCTCAACCCAACCTACAACTGTTAACTGTTAACTGTTAACTGTTAACTAAAAAAAGGTGGGCAATATCCACCCTACAAATACATTAAGAATTACGAGCCATTTGGGTAGTTTTAACGGTGACATCAAAAACCCGATCGCCTCGTTGAACGGTTAAGCGGATATCTTGATTAATCCCCGCATTTTCGACGAAAGACTGTAGTTGTGCCCCATCTTTAATCCGTTGATTATTGATTTTAAGAATGACATCCCCCCGACGAATACCTGCCCTTTCTGCCGGTGTACTAGGAAGCACTTGAACCACTAAAATCCCTTCAACTTCGGGAATTAAGAAAGGAGAATTAGGATTACGATTACTTTCTTTGGCGACTTGAGGAGTCAGGTTAACCATCTGAACCCCAATATAGGGATGAGGAACTTCTTGTCCGGCGGCTAAGGTATCTTGTAACGATTTAGCTTTATTAATAGGAATAGCAAACCCAATTCCGTTGGCATCTGCCCGAATAGCGGTATTAATGCCAATAACTTCTCCTTTAGCATTTAATAAGGGGCCGCCAGAATTACCGGGGTTAATGGCTGCATCGGTTTGAATAAAATCAATGCGCTTATCGGGAATTCCGGCTTTAGCCGCAGAACGCCCAATGGTACTAATAATTCCTAGGGTAACCGTATTATCCAACCCGACAGGATTTCCTACTGCGATCGCCCAATCTCCGACTTGAATTTGAGTCGAATCTCCTAAAGGTGCTATGGGTAATTGTTCTCCTTGGGGGTCAATTTTAACGACGGCTAAATCCGTTACATCATCACTTCCTCGAACGATTCCGTCAAAAGTTCGTCCATCTTTGAGGGTAACGGTTACTTTATCCGCATTGTCTACAACGTGAGCATTGGTTAAAATAATCCCACTGCGGTCAACAATAAACCCAGATCCTTGACCGGTGATCCGTTGTTGTTGAGGGGTTTGGGGGATCATTTGCTCCCCAAAAAACTGACGGAAAAGGGGATCATCAAACATAGGATCTAATCGGCGACTGACAACGGTTTCGGTATCTATCCGAACTACTGCCGGGCCAGTTGTAGCTACCGCCGCAGCCACAAAACTATCTGAGCTAGTGGACGGGGGGATTCTCGCTAAGTCGGCAGGAGTAACAGAACTGTTGTTCGCCTGAGCTAGGGGGGAAGCAACAGAAGATAAGGCTTGAAAGCCATTAAAACAGAGTAACACCCCTAACAGGAGTGCTATGAGATGAGTGCTAAGTTGACGCATCGATCTTGAGAGCTTCATAGTGTTATCGACGGTTGTATTTAAAGAAAATTTATCATCAAGTATAAAGTCTGATCAATTTTTATCCTAGCAAATGTAAGAACCGTTCTTGAGTTCGGTTATCATGACTAAATTGAGGCTCAAGAGTTGAATCACAGGAGACTGGCAAGAGTGTTAAAAGCGAAAAGGAACATTATTCTACTGCTCCTAATCTGTATTGTTGTTACAGCGATCGGAATTTACTTTCTGGGGGCACTCAAGCCAGAACAAATACAGTTATGGCTCACAAAAATGGGGATTTGGGCCCCGATTATTTACATTATTCTTTACACTATAGGAACTATTTTAATTTTACCTTCTACCCCCCTTAATTTAAGTGGCGGTGCTTTATTTGGGGTAGGGTGGGGAACGTTATGGACGACGGTGGCGGCTCTTGTGGCGGCGGTTGTTTCTTTTGGTTTTACTCGCACGATTGGACGAAATTA belongs to Gloeothece citriformis PCC 7424 and includes:
- a CDS encoding cyanophycin synthetase; translated protein: MSKSDYDSFYLSHFKYFLGPNPYLNTGALVFDFSISAPSKVLPLEDYHQEISQRFPQLESYPLTSYGELFAQTVAEVNQLEMDLHLNLYSIKDERIAVQSLDYQTSIEVVDLVWDWWEAITKDQRFNYQFRLKKAQETFRFSPYGGPSSYALIESAYKRKIPTFYLPEERLTQYGYGKYQIRGVSTTFNSDSHVDLDFTTVKDDCKGFLANCGFPVPQGYVVYSLREALNSAEDLGYPVVVKPVIGHKGIGVTANIENDKELEFAYDRAVDASPNQRGQIIVEKYIPGADFRLLCVGGKFVAALERRPSYVIGDGRSTIYDLIEDENESPARQDTPTSALSPILIDKSLENYLEQQGLSLDSILERDRLVYLRKVANISAGGVSINVTPTIHPDNIILAEEIAQYFHIVCFGIDVISTDLSRSWKEGDFGIIEINAAPGIFMHLKPAIGDSIDVPGKILDYLFVSESTSRMPIITFNYLPKQTLLEIVNLVLQSHPHWTVGSICQDGMWINKSPKPLPKDYNTGVLTLLRHPKLDLLIAEYSQDIFETEGMLYEGSDLIILDEPTETEKILARDLRKEGILITKQENQVLIQRAEEQENYQLDELTSLSNLYEKQIYHLFER
- a CDS encoding ATP-dependent zinc protease codes for the protein MKKPELLVIGWREWLNLPELGIKHIKAKIDTGARSSALHAFHIQPFQVQGKDMIRFGVHPYQRNNHDTITAEAELLEWREVRNSGGVAQLRPVIKTQVELGEQQWLIELTLTNRDVMGFRMLLGREAVRKRFLVDPSRSYLYHKDS
- a CDS encoding DUF3326 domain-containing protein; protein product: MTKPYTVVLIVPTGIGAAIGGYAGDALPVARAVSSICDRLITHPNVLNGAQLYWNLPNTYYVEGYGLDQFAQGNWGLKPVHQNRVGLILDQGIESDLRLRHLQAADATRATLGLNLTDYVITDAPLQVELRTAESGASWGTIGNPGSLLRAAETLIEQARAQAIAIVARFPDDPDSLALQNYRYGCGVDALAGAEAVISHLIVRSFKIPAAHAPALMPLPLDENISPRSAAEELGYTFLPCVLVGLSRAPQFILKTDNYSPVSETIWSDSVDAVIIPANACGGSATLSFTAQNSLIIAVQDNKTQMQVPPEALGIKGIRVNSYIEALGLLVTHRAGISSDALRPNLSSLHCLSQTRDQF
- a CDS encoding CPBP family intramembrane glutamic endopeptidase — encoded protein: MTNSNNPDLEPLTRTQILVVMGVTAIILLVVAKVWQYLGSITIVEIKFNVQALLFGLGIAAGIITASSIIYRLWPAYRRSADAYLELVIRPLIWPDLIWLGLLPGLSEELLFRGVMLPALGGNLIAVILSSCLFGILHLSGTQQWPYVVWATIVGFALGYSILITGNLLVPIIAHIITNLVASFLWKAGQGKSVHH
- a CDS encoding DUF3531 family protein, producing MEVEFREFDPFDLWIWLEFDTIPSPMEKQYLEEVFNSWFYLGKLGGFNAENLQVQDTGIDISYMDYDTSATESSLMSLMHNMSELEYRGTWGRCWFDLGTSDLMALDVLINVLHQLSREYVEIKRLIIGGQNEDWKAESKKMSMFLEEN
- a CDS encoding HhoA/HhoB/HtrA family serine endopeptidase, with protein sequence MKLSRSMRQLSTHLIALLLGVLLCFNGFQALSSVASPLAQANNSSVTPADLARIPPSTSSDSFVAAAVATTGPAVVRIDTETVVSRRLDPMFDDPLFRQFFGEQMIPQTPQQQRITGQGSGFIVDRSGIILTNAHVVDNADKVTVTLKDGRTFDGIVRGSDDVTDLAVVKIDPQGEQLPIAPLGDSTQIQVGDWAIAVGNPVGLDNTVTLGIISTIGRSAAKAGIPDKRIDFIQTDAAINPGNSGGPLLNAKGEVIGINTAIRADANGIGFAIPINKAKSLQDTLAAGQEVPHPYIGVQMVNLTPQVAKESNRNPNSPFLIPEVEGILVVQVLPSTPAERAGIRRGDVILKINNQRIKDGAQLQSFVENAGINQDIRLTVQRGDRVFDVTVKTTQMARNS